The following proteins come from a genomic window of Candidatus Hinthialibacter antarcticus:
- a CDS encoding STAS domain-containing protein: MNREPMELDVSAEAAYTAVRITGPIIATHSPELRTLIAETFEQGKSMIIDISGCDYMDSSGIATLVEGVQLAESKKSKFILTGAFSEKVKHLFEITRLDALFDEYHCDTIEEAAKQFTS; the protein is encoded by the coding sequence ATGAACCGCGAACCCATGGAACTCGACGTTAGCGCTGAGGCGGCTTACACCGCCGTACGCATTACCGGGCCAATTATCGCCACCCACTCGCCTGAACTGCGCACGTTGATCGCAGAAACATTTGAGCAAGGCAAGAGCATGATTATTGATATTTCCGGTTGCGACTATATGGACAGTTCCGGCATCGCGACGCTGGTCGAGGGCGTCCAGCTGGCGGAATCAAAAAAAAGCAAGTTTATCCTGACCGGCGCCTTCAGCGAAAAGGTGAAGCACTTGTTCGAGATCACTCGCCTCGACGCTTTGTTTGATGAATATCATTGCGACACCATCGAAGAAGCAGCGAAGCAATTCACTTCGTAG